In one window of Leptospira sp. WS92.C1 DNA:
- a CDS encoding phosphatase PAP2 family protein, whose protein sequence is MSRNTDWFQDPFWFGQTFLESLRGTAFDPLFGFLTLGFHYLGGNLFFMSILSITYLLFDRKLGIRLAAGLLTSGMINGIVKALFESPRPSLSWNGPGTLTEASYGFPSGHVQSGVVLWGLIFMHVRSKTIRSFALFIILFMPFSRMYAGVHFPGDVLGGLVLGLCGLIFVEILFRSVPELENPGMFSGQTLSNTKTISLLIVVITLPAVLLYSAADADEKIKSYEQVISASGALGGFAIGILLSKFNSIDWKRADSFREVSRRIGVLLLGILVFYFLPGFLTQKFFPENPVARYLRYGIVSSYIGFFSVYILFLWKRDADLKK, encoded by the coding sequence ATGAGTAGAAACACCGATTGGTTTCAAGATCCTTTTTGGTTTGGTCAGACCTTCTTAGAATCGTTGCGAGGAACCGCGTTCGATCCGTTATTCGGCTTTTTGACTCTCGGGTTTCACTATTTGGGAGGAAATCTTTTTTTTATGAGTATTCTTTCGATCACGTATCTTCTTTTTGATCGAAAACTCGGTATTCGTTTAGCAGCGGGACTTTTGACGTCCGGAATGATCAATGGAATTGTAAAGGCTCTGTTTGAAAGCCCGAGACCTTCGCTTTCTTGGAACGGGCCCGGAACCTTGACCGAAGCTTCGTATGGATTTCCTTCCGGACACGTACAGAGCGGTGTTGTGCTCTGGGGATTGATTTTCATGCATGTTCGATCAAAAACGATTCGGTCTTTTGCGTTATTCATAATTCTATTTATGCCGTTTTCAAGAATGTATGCGGGAGTTCATTTTCCCGGAGACGTTTTGGGCGGCTTGGTCTTGGGATTGTGCGGACTGATATTCGTGGAAATTCTCTTTCGTTCGGTTCCGGAGTTGGAAAATCCGGGAATGTTTTCCGGTCAAACGCTTTCCAATACGAAAACGATTTCTTTGCTCATCGTGGTTATAACGTTGCCAGCGGTACTTCTTTATTCCGCCGCGGATGCAGATGAAAAGATAAAATCCTATGAACAAGTGATATCCGCAAGCGGAGCGCTTGGCGGTTTTGCGATCGGAATTTTACTTTCAAAATTCAATTCGATTGATTGGAAACGTGCGGATTCTTTCCGGGAGGTGTCCCGAAGAATCGGAGTTTTGCTTTTGGGAATCCTGGTATTTTACTTTCTACCTGGATTTTTGACTCAGAAATTCTTTCCAGAAAATCCGGTTGCAAGATACCTTAGGTACGGGATCGTTAGCAGTTACATCGGTTTTTTCTCCGTTTATATTTTGTTTCTTTGGAAGAGAGATGCTGATTTAAAAAAATAG
- a CDS encoding lysophospholipid acyltransferase family protein — METQTESDLLDSLFLIPREPVKQFLKTLLHLVYSVEVTGLENIPETGGAVLISNHTDNLDVIVQGTSVLRKVIYLGKYELFHPQETVLELLENPNSPLNFFPLSLMKQTLVAALNTLGDLQGKQLSHWGGHPILRAHNVTDAKSAAVYYENLENYIVDLIRKGELISIYPQGTRVENVSPGSFKALSAKLAIRAGVPIIPSAIKGAWKMMKPEAFLTGKAFGSKITYNIGKPIYPDQFPKEPLKKAAKIVTEELENRVRKLIEFPES, encoded by the coding sequence ATGGAAACCCAAACAGAATCCGATCTTCTTGACAGCCTCTTTCTCATTCCCAGAGAACCCGTAAAACAGTTTTTAAAAACCTTACTACACCTCGTTTATTCGGTGGAGGTAACCGGCTTAGAAAACATTCCGGAAACCGGTGGAGCCGTCCTCATTTCCAATCACACGGACAATCTGGATGTTATTGTACAAGGAACCTCCGTTTTAAGAAAAGTGATTTATCTGGGGAAATACGAATTGTTTCATCCTCAGGAGACGGTTCTGGAACTTCTTGAAAATCCCAATTCTCCGCTCAACTTTTTTCCCTTAAGTTTGATGAAACAAACTCTGGTTGCTGCCCTCAATACCTTGGGAGATTTACAAGGAAAACAGCTCAGTCATTGGGGAGGTCATCCCATTCTAAGAGCGCATAACGTAACCGATGCAAAGTCAGCGGCGGTTTACTACGAAAACTTGGAAAACTATATCGTGGATCTGATCCGAAAGGGGGAATTGATCTCCATTTATCCACAAGGAACCAGAGTCGAAAACGTCAGCCCCGGTTCTTTCAAGGCGCTTTCCGCAAAACTAGCGATCCGAGCAGGAGTTCCTATCATTCCGAGCGCAATCAAAGGGGCTTGGAAAATGATGAAACCCGAAGCGTTTCTAACCGGAAAAGCGTTTGGTTCCAAGATCACATACAATATCGGAAAACCGATTTACCCGGATCAATTTCCAAAAGAACCCTTAAAAAAGGCGGCAAAGATTGTCACCGAAGAATTGGAGAATCGGGTAAGAAAACTTATCGAATTTCCGGAAAGCTAA
- a CDS encoding methylmalonyl-CoA mutase family protein, which translates to METQIYTPKNKVRFITAASLFDGHDASINIMRRILQASGVEVIHLGHNRSVKEIVECAIQEDAQGIAITSYQGGHVEYFKYMIDLLKEKGAGHIKVFGGGGGTILPSEIKELESYGVTRIYSPDDGRELGLQGMINDLIRKSDFIPPLTFNGTLHTSLKDKNPLAIAQTITLVENTFEREEIEKSALTEKLTFPPNSKQVPILGITGTGGAGKSSLTDELVRRFLIDFPDKTIAILSVDPSKRKTGGALLGDRIRMNSISHERVYMRSFATREANIALNKNVKRSIEVLKSAGFDLIVVETAGIGQSDSEITEVADVSLYVMTPEYGAATQLEKIDMIDYADLIAINKFDKRGALDAIRDVKKQYQRSRMFFDRNIEEMPVYGTIASQFNDPGTNSLYGSVIQTVSEKLQLGWVSSYGKEAGMSEKIFIIPPDRVRYLAEIREECNRYDQMTIKESAKARRLFQLSGAMEVLKESEQDIKTLELEYSKIENSMSLEAKKILASWEEKLQNYRGESFTYKVRDKEIKVSNTTESLSHLKIAKVATPKFKDWGEIVRWSFQENFPGEFPFTAGVFPFKRTGEDPTRMFAGEGGPERTNSRFHYVSIGMPAQRLSTAFDSVTLYGEDPGERPDIYGKIGNSGVSVATLDDAKKLYSGFDLCNPTTSVSMTINGPAPMVLAFFMNTAIDQACEKYIHEQGLEKKVRQKIEAIYREKNLPIPKYNAPIPNGNDGLGLMLLGVTGDEVLEKEVYEKIKQETVRVVRGTVQADILKEDQAQNTCIFSTEFALKMMGDIQEFFIQNQVRNFYSVSISGYHIAEAGANPITQVAFTLANGLTYVEYFLSRGMNIDDFAPNLSFFFSNGIDPEYAVIGRVARRIWAKAMKYKYGANDRSAMLKYHIQTSGRSLHAQEIAFNDIRTTLQALYAIYDNCNSLHTNAYDEAITTPTEESVRRAMAIQLIINRELGLAKNENQGQGSFIIEELTDLVEEAILEEFHRISERGGVLGAMEMMYQRNKIQEESLYYESLKHNGEFPVIGVNTFLSKEGSPTIIPEEVIRSTDAEKQAQIGALREFQKRNENRFNDRLQNLKNASLSNGNIFKELMETCKIASLGQMTHALYEVGGQYRRSM; encoded by the coding sequence ATGGAAACTCAAATTTACACCCCAAAAAACAAAGTCCGTTTTATCACAGCAGCATCCCTTTTTGACGGACACGATGCATCCATCAATATTATGAGAAGAATTTTGCAAGCGTCGGGTGTGGAAGTGATTCACCTAGGTCATAACCGTTCCGTAAAAGAAATCGTGGAATGTGCGATCCAAGAAGACGCACAAGGAATCGCTATCACGAGTTATCAAGGCGGTCACGTAGAATATTTCAAATATATGATCGATCTTTTGAAGGAAAAAGGCGCGGGTCATATCAAAGTATTCGGCGGTGGCGGCGGAACCATTCTTCCTTCTGAGATCAAGGAACTCGAATCCTACGGAGTGACAAGAATCTATTCTCCGGACGACGGTAGAGAATTGGGTCTTCAGGGAATGATCAATGACCTCATTCGCAAATCGGACTTTATCCCGCCTCTTACCTTCAACGGAACCTTACACACGTCTTTAAAGGATAAAAATCCATTAGCAATCGCTCAAACGATTACTCTTGTGGAAAACACGTTCGAAAGAGAGGAAATCGAAAAGTCCGCTCTCACCGAAAAATTAACCTTTCCTCCAAACTCAAAACAAGTTCCCATACTCGGAATCACAGGAACCGGGGGCGCGGGAAAATCCTCACTTACCGACGAACTCGTTCGTAGATTTTTGATCGACTTTCCGGATAAGACGATCGCGATCCTCTCAGTCGATCCCTCCAAAAGAAAAACCGGAGGAGCCCTTCTCGGGGATAGAATCCGCATGAATTCCATCTCTCACGAGAGGGTTTATATGAGATCCTTTGCAACAAGGGAAGCAAACATTGCGCTTAATAAAAATGTAAAACGAAGCATTGAGGTTTTAAAAAGCGCCGGTTTTGATCTGATCGTCGTGGAAACTGCGGGGATCGGTCAGAGCGATTCAGAGATCACCGAAGTCGCTGATGTTTCACTTTACGTGATGACCCCCGAATACGGAGCCGCGACTCAGCTTGAAAAAATCGACATGATCGACTACGCGGACCTGATCGCGATCAATAAGTTCGACAAACGAGGTGCATTAGACGCAATCCGAGATGTAAAAAAACAATACCAAAGATCTCGAATGTTCTTTGATCGAAACATAGAAGAAATGCCAGTATATGGAACGATCGCGTCTCAGTTCAACGATCCGGGGACTAATAGCCTTTATGGCAGCGTAATCCAAACGGTTTCCGAAAAATTACAACTTGGCTGGGTTTCTTCCTATGGCAAAGAAGCGGGAATGAGCGAAAAAATCTTTATCATTCCCCCGGATCGAGTTCGGTATCTCGCGGAAATTCGAGAGGAATGCAATCGATACGATCAAATGACGATAAAGGAATCCGCAAAGGCAAGAAGATTGTTTCAACTTTCCGGCGCGATGGAAGTCCTAAAGGAATCCGAACAAGACATCAAAACACTTGAATTAGAATATTCTAAAATTGAAAATTCCATGAGTTTGGAAGCAAAAAAAATTCTCGCGAGCTGGGAAGAAAAACTTCAGAATTACAGAGGCGAAAGTTTTACATACAAGGTTCGAGATAAGGAAATCAAGGTTTCCAATACTACGGAATCTTTGAGTCATCTCAAGATCGCGAAAGTCGCGACCCCTAAGTTTAAGGATTGGGGGGAAATCGTACGCTGGTCTTTTCAGGAAAACTTTCCGGGAGAATTTCCGTTTACCGCCGGAGTATTTCCGTTTAAAAGAACCGGCGAGGATCCGACTCGGATGTTTGCGGGCGAAGGCGGCCCCGAAAGAACCAATTCACGTTTTCATTATGTAAGTATCGGAATGCCCGCGCAACGTTTGTCGACGGCTTTCGATTCCGTAACTCTTTACGGAGAAGATCCCGGCGAAAGACCCGATATCTACGGAAAGATCGGAAACTCCGGTGTGAGCGTCGCAACTCTGGACGACGCAAAAAAACTCTATTCCGGATTTGATCTCTGCAATCCGACCACTTCGGTTTCGATGACGATCAACGGTCCCGCCCCGATGGTGCTTGCATTTTTTATGAACACGGCGATCGATCAAGCCTGTGAAAAATACATTCACGAACAAGGTCTGGAAAAAAAAGTTCGTCAAAAGATCGAAGCCATCTACCGGGAAAAAAATCTTCCAATTCCAAAATACAACGCACCGATCCCGAATGGAAACGACGGCCTGGGTCTGATGCTTCTTGGGGTCACGGGAGACGAGGTTTTAGAAAAAGAAGTTTATGAAAAAATAAAACAGGAAACCGTAAGAGTGGTTCGAGGAACGGTTCAAGCGGACATTCTCAAAGAGGATCAAGCTCAGAACACTTGTATTTTTTCCACGGAGTTTGCCCTGAAAATGATGGGCGATATTCAGGAATTTTTTATTCAAAATCAGGTGCGAAATTTTTATTCCGTATCGATTTCCGGTTATCACATCGCGGAAGCTGGGGCCAATCCAATCACCCAAGTAGCGTTTACTCTTGCAAACGGTCTCACGTATGTGGAATATTTTTTGAGTAGAGGAATGAACATCGACGACTTCGCTCCGAATCTTTCCTTTTTCTTTTCCAACGGAATCGATCCGGAATACGCGGTGATCGGAAGAGTCGCAAGACGAATCTGGGCAAAGGCCATGAAATACAAATACGGCGCTAACGACCGTTCTGCGATGCTCAAATATCATATCCAAACATCAGGGAGATCTCTGCACGCCCAGGAGATCGCGTTTAACGACATTCGAACGACGTTACAGGCTCTTTATGCGATCTATGACAATTGCAATTCTTTGCATACAAACGCTTATGACGAAGCGATCACCACTCCGACCGAAGAATCCGTTCGCAGAGCGATGGCGATCCAGCTCATCATCAATCGGGAATTGGGTCTTGCTAAAAATGAAAATCAGGGACAGGGTTCGTTTATCATAGAGGAACTCACGGATCTCGTGGAAGAGGCCATATTGGAAGAATTTCACAGAATTTCCGAACGAGGCGGGGTTCTCGGCGCGATGGAAATGATGTATCAAAGAAATAAGATCCAAGAAGAATCCTTATATTATGAATCTCTAAAACACAACGGAGAATTTCCAGTGATCGGAGTCAATACCTTCCTCAGTAAAGAAGGCTCACCTACGATCATTCCGGAAGAAGTCATTCGATCGACAGACGCGGAAAAACAAGCGCAAATCGGAGCCTTAAGAGAATTTCAAAAACGAAACGAGAATCGTTTTAACGATCGTTTGCAAAATCTGAAAAACGCCAGTCTATCCAACGGGAATATTTTCAAAGAATTGATGGAAACTTGTAAGATTGCCTCTTTAGGTCAGATGACACACGCATTGTATGAAGTCGGTGGACAGTATCGAAGAAGTATGTAA
- a CDS encoding flagellar hook basal-body protein translates to MKAKILILILLGLSATDTQGEKQVKIHASLGLSAKTETLLKKIKKNDTNKNIYILNKRDIPELLELLQKTDRYIKATIENISNKRTIAYKKFRTFDTISDQGEGKLTRSFLIGSLIATGRKLDIALSNEVGFFAFKNTSGDVVYSRDGSLFIDVDGFIVNRLGYYMNPKIQLNQNDWIQKLDIAENGVLSIDSNSGEPQRIGQIRIFNFQKSEVLIFEKDCNCFNLTRSKQKPVEMIPGSNGAASIIQSFLELSNVNLVEEQLNYHEFIRFYNLIYDALRRLDPSFVDVRRDRVYDQGYIDSLKTDLK, encoded by the coding sequence GTGAAAGCAAAAATATTGATTCTGATTTTACTTGGACTATCTGCTACCGACACCCAAGGGGAGAAACAAGTTAAAATTCATGCTTCCTTGGGACTATCTGCAAAAACCGAAACTCTATTAAAAAAAATAAAAAAAAATGATACGAACAAGAATATATATATTTTGAATAAACGAGATATACCCGAACTTTTAGAACTTTTACAAAAGACGGATCGTTATATCAAGGCGACGATTGAAAATATATCTAATAAACGCACGATTGCTTATAAAAAGTTTCGGACATTTGATACGATTTCGGACCAAGGCGAAGGGAAATTGACAAGATCTTTTTTGATAGGATCTTTGATTGCGACTGGTAGGAAGTTGGATATTGCGTTATCAAATGAAGTTGGCTTCTTTGCTTTCAAGAATACTTCTGGTGACGTTGTGTATTCTCGAGATGGATCTCTTTTTATTGATGTCGATGGTTTTATCGTAAATCGGTTAGGCTATTATATGAATCCGAAAATTCAACTGAATCAAAACGATTGGATCCAGAAATTGGATATTGCGGAGAACGGTGTCCTATCGATAGATAGCAATTCTGGAGAACCCCAAAGGATCGGTCAAATTAGGATTTTTAATTTTCAAAAATCGGAAGTTCTTATTTTTGAAAAAGATTGTAATTGTTTCAATCTTACGCGTTCTAAACAGAAACCTGTTGAGATGATCCCCGGTTCGAATGGGGCGGCGTCTATAATCCAAAGTTTTCTTGAATTGAGTAACGTAAATCTTGTAGAAGAACAATTAAATTATCACGAATTTATTCGATTCTACAATTTGATATACGATGCGCTTAGACGTTTGGATCCAAGCTTTGTTGATGTTCGCAGAGATCGCGTTTATGATCAAGGTTATATTGATTCTCTCAAAACAGATCTGAAATAA